In Nicotiana tabacum cultivar K326 chromosome 2, ASM71507v2, whole genome shotgun sequence, the following proteins share a genomic window:
- the LOC107778315 gene encoding fasciclin-like arabinogalactan protein 12, producing the protein MKHNLVSTFLFLLLQCIGILAQGPTPAPIPPPTRASAPAPGPPGPTNVTKILEKAGQCSTFIRLLQTTQEISQITSLLNNSNSITIFVPPDNAFLNMKAGTLNSFNDQQKAELIKFHILPQYFSISQFQTASNPVQTQAGGTSNREFPINITTNGTSVNITTGIVNASISNTVYTDSQLAIYQVDKVLLPLQFFVPPAPAPAPPKPKKKDDSLDSDSTSAVSSGAISLVPAIFWAINSNGGFLFILAVFSFVYVSS; encoded by the coding sequence ATGAAACATAACTTAGTGTCaacctttctcttcttgttgCTCCAATGCATTGGCATTTTGGCTCAAGGTCCAACTCCAGCTCCAATTCCACCACCTACTCGAGCTTCAGCTCCTGCTCCGGGACCACCTGGACCTACTAATGTAACAAAGATCCTAGAAAAAGCAGGCCAATGTTCGACGTTTATTCGATTGTTACAAACCACTCAAGAAATCAGCCAAATAACATCATTACTAAACAACTCCAACAGTATCACCATCTTTGTGCCACCAGATAATGCATTTTTGAACATGAAAGCAGGAACTTTGAATTCATTTAACGATCAGCAGAAAGCAGAACTGATCAAATTCCACATTCTGCCTCAATACTTCTCCATTTCTCAGTTCCAAACTGCTAGCAATCCTGTTCAGACACAAGCCGGTGGAACCAGTAACCGCGAATTCCCTATCAACATAACAACAAATGGCACTTCAGTGAACATAACTACTGGAATTGTCAATGCAAGTATCTCTAATACAGTTTACACTGATAGCCAGTTAGCTATTTATCAAGTGGACAAAGTTCTTCTTCCATTGCAATTCTTTGTCCCTCCAGCACCTGCTCCTGCACCACCTAAGCCGAAAAAGAAAGATGATTCGTTGGATTCTGACTCTACTTCTGCTGTATCTTCTGGTGCAATCTCTCTGGTTCCAGCAATATTTTGGGCAATCAACTCCAACGGCGGATTTCTCTTCATCTTGGCTGTGTTTTCGTTTGTATATGTGAGCTCATAA